tttaaagagaaTTTCCCTCTTTGACCTGTACAGACGTGGCTCACAGTAAAAGGTGCTTGCGTTCACCTCATGATGCCCTATTTAACGTTCAAAGCTTAGCTTTAACAATTACACATTTACGGTTAAAAGGTCAAAATGGCTGCAGATATAATTAGATAATTTCAGTGAAAGGTGCCATTCTGATACATTATCCAAACCtaactataaaaacaaaaagaaaaaaatagcatcattttttaaattatagtggTTAAGCAATAAACAACAGAAAGATAGTGAGCTTTAAATTCTCCTTTCACGATTCACCCACAATTGGCCTCTGGATTTGGGCCTAAAATAATatgatttcaaaaatatatttatttatttattccagtGTGTTATGAGAAGACAATTATTTCTCTCTCCTGAATCACTGCAGGGCCACCGATGCcccattttattttactgaCTTAAAGGGGAAAATGAAATGAAGTGAGACAAATAGTTTTTTGGAGACCTCAGCCAACAAACCATAATTTCAGTCAATAAAACAgcttctgaaatatttttttctctcctgaCACTTTTAAAGATTTTGTTGAAGGTAAttgttttaatcatataaattatttttattaaaaaatatatcaaatcaaacacacttgcataattatacatttttattagacACATAGCCTACCTCTATAGTGACAATAACTGACATGCTTTCCTTATACCAGTCTATCATCACAAACATAATGTTAATTCAACATTTATATCTATAGGCTAATTATAGGTTTGTAAACATTCGGGATGCGCGCGCATCACGGTTGCAGAAACCCCGGGAGAGATCGCCTTTACGGCtagagaataataataataataataataataaaagatacatttgattttatattcttattcttattcatAGCCTACCAAAAAACACACTGGCTTGATGGACGTGTCTCCGTGTTCGCTTCTTTGTTAGCAAGCGCCATCTTGTGGCTAATGTTTGCATTACAAATGCTCGTTACAGGCATATTCTTCTGGTttgacattatttacattttctagGTCAGGTTCATGCACCTGACGAGGACACAAACGGGTTAACAAAACCATAAAGAGGGTCTGAGACCGAGTGACACGCTTTTGCTCGTGTTTATTTTACCTGTTTGAAGCTTATAGCGAGGTAAAACACAACAGCTGCATTGTTCAAGCTATcctttattctttttttgttaaGTTACATCTGCTTAAAATGAAACGTATTAAGcgaatctgaaaaaaaaaaaacccaacaacaACAGTGATCAGATAGTTTGATGACAGCCCTGTAGTGCAAAGTCATCTTTGCCCTTATTTTGGTTGTTCTCAAACATAAAAGCACTCACTTCCATCAAACATTTTACATACTATAATTTAGATGCAATAACGCTCTGTTTTGAaacttaaaaatacaataaaacccAGGAAATATCGTTTGTAATGTCTTATTTTACAATACATTCAAAACGCAATTTGATAGCCTAAAAATCAAATCATGAAGCACATCCTTTACATATGTGAATAAACATTATCAATATGCACAGATTTAACACAAACAGCATCATTATACAGAAAATCCAAACCGAAACCTGAGGCAGAAAGTTTTAATGGATCAGTCCGattccaaaaaaacaacaactctgatctaatgtacagtaaaactcaaacgtaaaacaaaaaaaatcaaaagcatttaaaaaaaaaaaaaactctccttGACACTTGGTGTCAAATTAGCGAAAAGATTTTAGCTCCAAAAATGCCTAAACCTCTACGGTGGCGGCAGGGCCGTTGGTGGTGCCCTCGGCGCTGGGTTTCTCTCCCTCTGCTGGTGGAGCCTCAGCAGTGCTGCTCTCCTTGGCTTCCTGCTCGCTGCCAGGGTTGGTCTTGTCACTGCTCTCTGCGGCTTTGCTCTCTTCCGCCTCCTTCTGGTCAGCAGCGGAAGTGCTTTTAGGCTCATCGAGAAGCGCCGTGGTTTCGTTGATGACCTGCGTGGTGTCGTTTGCAGGTGGCGTCTTTACGGTGCCGTTTTGCACCGGGAAAGCGCTCTCTAGAGCCGTGTAGAGGAACTGATACTGCTCCTGTGAAGAGTTTAGAAGTACTTTAGCATTTTAACGTGAAACAAGAGAGTAATATGATTTGTTCATGGATTGTTTATGAACTTGTATGTGGTATATATTTGCAAACTACACTTAATTTTGGGTTAAAACATCTTTGCAATGTTGCATCTTTATGTGCAACATTTCACATTTGTGAccgtggaccacaaaaccagtcatatggGTCAATTTATTGAAATTGAgacatgaaagctgaataaataagtttccattgatgtatggtttgttaggacaggacaatatttggctgagataccactatttgaaaatctggaatcttcctggtgcaaaaaaaaaaaaatcaaaatattgagaaaatcgcctgtaaagttgtccaaattaagtcctttgtaatgcatattattattaatcaaaacgtaagttttgaaatattttggaaatgtacaaaatatattcatggaacatgatctgtacttaatatcctaatgatttctggcataaaagaaaaattgataattttgacccatacaatgtatttttggctattgctacaaatataccccagcgacttgagactggttttgtggtccaggctcACATTTAGCAAAGGCAGTTTGAATTAGTCCATGCTAAAATATGAATAGTGTGAATCATAGAAAAGGATAACCAAGCGTCATAAAACATCATACAATAACAATGGaaatcccaaactttttaaatttttttcaaaatggcaCAGATCAGTATTTTAATCtcattaatgaaaaataaagtcacaaattgcaagaaataaagtttttttttttttgtaagataTAGTAGTTGTAagatataaagtacattaagaTGATTAAGTTGTTTTCCACTCTTCTATACACCTTAGTCAGGGTAGTgccaaatgtaatttttgacaggaatgaaaacaaggctgtgaggGATCGAAGTTGAGTTCGTTCAATGGATTGTtctgttaaaaacatttcaatttttcAGCTGACGAAATTTTCGtcataaaacagttttgaaagttgTGGGTTGAGAAAAAATACATGAGCTAGGATATTTATACAGTGTGTGCCATTGTAAATCTGCAAATTTATCCCCCACAGCCTTGATTTCACCCGCGTTAAATTCAAAATGACATCTAACCGGACTAAGGTCTATTGTTTCTATAAATAAAGCAAGAACTTACGAATGCTTCCACCATCCCCTGTCTCTCCTTGCGCAGGTTTTTGACTACTTGGAAGATGTCTACTAGCTTCTCTGTGTATGCGTTGTCCAAGATATTCCATAAGGCACAGAAGATTCCGGTACGCGACGATCCATTGCTGGAATGAAAGTTTATGGAagtttaaaatccaacaatccATCCACCCATCTCCATCAGGAAAAGTAAACTAGTGCTGATGGACTTACTTGCAGTGCACCACCATGGGGACGTTCCGGTTCATTCTGCTGTTGTCATAATTGCCGTTCTCTCTGATGACCCTTATCATCTCAATCAACTCCTGCGGGTTCTCTGGAAGCTCACGGCCTCTCCATTTCAGGAACTGGTACTGATCCACCTCCAAGACGTCTTCCTTCTGTTACAGGATTCAGGACAGATTCATATGTCGGCGGATAATGTCGTCACAGATATACAGGAGAAGGACTCTGCTTACCTTTGTGGACTGTATTTCCAGACGCCGTCTCACGTATGTTGGGAagctttctgtcttttttaccTCGATTTCCATGTCTCCAAAGGTTTTCTTTTCATCTCCCCAATACTGACAGCAATAATCctgaaacaatacaaaataaatatggcCTGAAAAACCGGGCAGAGGTCAGTCTgtcaatctgtctgtctgtctgtctgtctgtctgtatgtctgtctatctatctatctatctatctatctatctatctatctatctatctatctatctatctatctatctatctatctgtctatccatctctatctctatctctatctgtctgtccgtccgtccgtccgtccgtccgtccgtccgtccgtctatCTAGTTTTACTGCTTGTCTGTTTgcatgtctatctatctatctatctatctatctctatctatctatctatctatctatctatctatctatctatctatctatctatctatctatctatctatctatctatctatctatctatctatctatctatctatctatctgtctgtctatctgtctgtctgtctgtctgtctgtctgtctagttTTACTGCTTGTCTGTTTGCATGTCTATCTATTCCACaatctgtccgtctgtctatccatctctctatctatctctatccatctgtctatctgtctgtctatctatctatctatctatctatctatctatctatctatctatctatctatctatctatctatctatctatctatctatctatctatctatctatctatctatccatctgtctatctagTTTTACTGCTTGTCTGTCTGCATGTCTGTCTATTCCTCaatctgcctgtctgtctgtctgtccatctctctctctgtgttatTGTGGGAGGTCGTACTTTGCCGTCCTCTTGGCAGTCTGTGAGCATGACCAGTGTTTTAGTTTGTTGCTGGTACAGCATGAGCAGGAACTCTGACGTTGTGTTTGGTAAAGGCCCTTGTGCTGCGATCAGACTCTTGTGACACCAGTAGCCCTGTTGGAAAGCAATAACAAGCATATTTGattcatatttacatgttttaatcaattaaacattttcttttaatgtttacaattaaattgtattaaaaaacaACGATATATTAGATAATATGAATTCAAGAGAATCAAGTTTTGTACATCAATGAATGAGGCGTTGATGTATTCATTAGATTCTTCTTCCTCGTCTGATGAATACTCGTCCTCATCCTCAGGGTCACTGGTCTGGTTGCCCTCAATGTCCAGTCTAAACAGGACTCTATTAAAATCGTCTGGAACAGAAATGCTCACTGGTAACTCATCTGATGCttatttataatgaataaataaatctgtgtctgtatatacagtggttTTGTAACATGCACTTGAAACCAAGATCTGCAGATTAATAAAGTTGGTGTTGGTCACTGACATGGGATAACAGCTGAGTAGCGGTTTTTCTTCTTGTTGTCCTCGCTGCTTCCTGTGTTAAACGTTCTCCAGTTTTTAAATTTGGGCAGTCTCTTCATAAAGGAAAGCAATGGGAAAACGTGCTGCATTAACAGTCAGATACACACAGTACAGGATACTTTAGTGTCCTAACAAACAATCAGCTGAAAATCAAAGAGGGAGGACAAACCTGGAACTCAATTTCAAGCAAATTTGGGTCACTGCCATCTTTCTGTCTGAGGGTGTTGAGTGCTGAGTGGAATTCAGACAGTGAGACCTCTGTCTCTCCAAACTGGTTGTGCTCAATCAGAGCAGTGTGGATCAGTATGTACTGGGCCTGTCACAATCAACAACACAGgtaaatatgcataaatatatccaacaaatgtaaaataaagggTGTTACAACAGAATTTTTAGTCAAAACTATCCAAAgtttttaagtataaaataaaggatgtttttaaaaataaaataatgggtGCTACAGCTACTTGGCCAGATTTGGTCACACTAAGGAACAAAAAATACCCaatattgaaaaaagaaaagaaaagaaaagaaaagaaaaaaatcacatgtatgtatgtatttatggcttaataattatacaaaaatataaatgttcaataaacgttcaattaaaatgtgaattttaaggatgttaaaatatgattttgcaTATTTAGCTCATGATTAGATTTCACACTtatatttaagattttaaaatttatatttaagatttaaagaaaatattttttagcatCCATAGgtttaatttgcatttatatatatatatatatatatatatatatatatatatatatatatatatatatatatatatatatatatatatatatatacacacaagcaaatgtaaatgtaaaacatgtAAATTCTAAATACTACAAAACGTTTGACATTAAAATTTCacataggtatttttaaaatgtttatgaatgttaaatgactaaaaatcaATGACCAATAATtggtcattttaattaaataaattacttaaaattaaataactaaataaatatttaaagtgcccctattatgggttatgaaaggttcatattttagttttgggagtccccaacaacaggttgacatgcatgcaaggtcaaaaaacactttcattttcttataatatgcatttattttttaccttatttgctcaaacgactcccaaacgattcgctcaatgattcatttttccaaaccctgCCTTTGTGTGAcactaatctgcggtgattggtcgattttatttaaagcagtgtttgtgagcttttaacgctccaaaagcgtcacctagtggcaaagaatgaatttgcattttcattccgACCAACGTGAAAATCAAATTTTCCCAGGTCTGCGCGCACAATAAGTGggtgggcaatatgctaatgtttcatgttgacgtcaacatgaaacggcttgggattcgttttaaaaacgactcatttcaatgattcagagtggACTCTTTGAGAGTCAATAACTTTATACaaggtgcactttcagatttaaaactttgcaggatgttttcattcacttagagctgtgttacacactgcatgaaagatcattttcaaaaatccataataggggcactttaaatatttaaataaattgtcaaatacatttttaaattgttaactAAATAATTAGCATCattaattatacataaaatattttgaaaaaggtTAGAGGATAACAAATTGGGTTTTTTAATAATACCTTCTAAAAATTTGGTGTGACATACCAAATTTATTACCGATAAATCAGTGAATAAAATCAAATCACCTCCACTTGAACCATGAGGCAACGCTGGCGACGTAGTTTTGCTACGAATCCATAGATGTCCATTCTTCCCTCTGCCTCGAGAGATTCAATCATTGCATCAATGCCGATATATGTTCCTGTGCGGCCGACCCCTGCACTATAGAAGACACAACAACATTCACATTAAGCTTTATCCACTCCCAATGAACCTTTAGGTCAATGCCCTTTTTTGATCCCAAATGCACATAATAATCTCTACAGCCCTGTCTTACCTGCAGTGGACCACAACCGGGCCACTGAAGAAGTTCTTGAAGGAGTTGACTCTTCTCCTGAGCTTCAGAAGCAGACTGGGGTCTCCAGGCACACCATGGTCAGGCCAGCTAATGAACTGGATATGAGTGACTTCTCTTTCTGAGGCCTTCTCTCGCTTCtgtacacgcacacacatgcacacattaaGTTAAAACCATCGGAATGAAGCACATAAGAGTAAGTGGACCACACACACTTACATTGGTCAGCATCAGATGGCGAATGATATAATCAGGGCAGTGTTGTTCAGATCGGATTTTCACCACAAAATCGTCGAAAATCTCAGTCTCTCTGTCCAGAGATGGCCAGTACTGAGCGCATTTGATCTGAGAGGACAAACATCAACAGTCAGTGGAGATAATTAAcgaataactaataaaaatgacaaaaatatgaataaataatataaataattctacaaCAACACTGGACCAAACACAACCTTGTTGCCTTCCTCACAACGGGTGACCATGACAATAATGGATGACTTTTGCTCCCAAACCATTCGCCAGAAATCACAAACGGTCTCATCCTTGGGTCCTGGGAAACACGTCCAATAAAAATTGAAATCTAGAAACTTAGTTCATTGTCACTTTTAATAACCTTAATTGTTGGTGTAAACAATTCTGCTGCAATTTTGATGGTTGTCAGGCAACAAAAATATGGAATGTTGGGTAAAAGTATGCATTCATTGGTCGCTTTAAATGGGGCTTAGCCAATCACAATTTAGAATCATAACCATCCATTTAATAAAAGGATTTTTACCTTGGGCTGCAATGTATTTCTTTGGCTCTTGATATCCCTGTAAGGGTTAAAGAGTTATAGTACatgttaaaaattaattaaataaatattaattaattgaaatattaagtataatatttaaattgtatttaaaaatgacctccattaatttcaataaagttatattaaaattagttgaGGTAAACAAGCATGATATATAGCTAGAAGATAAATGACCCATACCTCGATAAAGCTGGCATTGATGTATTCGTCTTCGCCTCCAGTTGAGAGAGTAACCCGATTATAGTCATCTGCAAATTCATGCACACAACGATCAATTCTCtggttgaaatatgaaaacTACACAAGGAATTGTTTATACTGATTTCTTCATGAAAACTGGAGTGATATTTACACGGCAGAATGTCAACGTAGCGGTTCTTGGACTGGTTGTCCTGTTTCTTCGCTTCTTTGATGGTGTAATTGGAGAAAATGCGGGGAATGCTCTGCGGAGAAGCAGAATCTGAATGTATTTCTCattatattaaaacagtaaATGTAGCTTCTGCTGATTTATGGTATCTAGAGAATCACCTGAAACTCGTCCATAAACAGTCGGCTCTCGTCAGCGATCTTGTTCTTGTAAGCCTCTATTAAACCGTCAGCATAGATGGGCTCAACTCTGCGCAGCGGTTCTGCTAGAGAACATGAAACATCAGATTCTGAAAGCAGTTTACTTTTGGAATGCACTGAATTGACTGATAGAGGAGTGAATAGCATACGTGTGAGAGGAATCTCTTCATCCTCAGCAGACCTGTGGCGAGAAAGCCCATCAGAAACATTGatgaacatttacaaaaaacattGTGATAACAGAGTTCAGAGGGCAGCTGGGAGAAACTGTGACACTGACCGCTTCCTTTTGAGAAGGTAAATTTTGAAGAGCACGAAGAGGAGCGCCGCTGATGTCACAATGATTAGAAACACCAAGAATCCAACAACAGCCTTGTCATTGTCTGAGGAAGGAATACATTTGCAGATTCAATTAgattgaataaaagttttatctAGTGGACATTTAAATGTGCAATCAATAACTTTTTcttattaaaaagttttttttttttttgagacgACATGGCCAGCTGAATACTGCTCACATTATCTTGGCAATCTCCATTTTATTGCACTTGCGcttataaaagtaataataataataataataataataagtccAAGATGTCTGCTTATATTGACAAGTGTAACATAAACAATCACTGAGTGCAGCTTTAAAGAGAGATGACACATTGAACAAATAAAAAGGACATCATTGAACTGAATTGTCTATTATCTCCTCTAGGTGGGCCATAATAAGAAAAGGTTATTCTTACAGTTAGTAGTAATGTCTCGATGCAAGACAGTcctgttattttgtttatttgtggcTGTAACCTGAAATGAAAAATTGTTTACTgtgaaacagaaaagaaaatccTGCAATCCTATGCATCATATACATATTGTAACACATGACCCTTTAGCAAGATATTAAGTGAGATACAAGCACCTCAATCTCATAGGTGGTAAGGTAGTGAAGATCTGAGAATGAAAACCAGCAATGTCGTTTTTTTTCAAGGGGCTTTATAGGATCTCCGTTGTATTTGATTACAGCTTCAAAATGCCCAGCGTCTCCATTCCAGTCGTTTGGTTCAGTGAGATTAGAACATTGTACGtgaacagaattgtgagaaggCTTTTGTACTGTAATTGACTTTAATTCAGGCTCTGTTAAATAGAAAgagacaaaatacattttagacacaacggtgtaacatttacatacatcaacaattaacatttttaaatgttaaaaaggcAATTCagcaaaaaaatgttaattggcTATAGAGTAAAGACTAAATTATTAACAGTACACATTacacattttgaaatgaaatgagaatctgaaaatggagaaaaaaaatccaaacgTGATGACGACTAAATATCTATTCATATTTAGGAAATTGCCACAAATGAAAACTAAGAGTGAGAAGAAATGTCTCATGTAGACATGGAACAGtgaaaaatcttatttttcCTGGCAAAATGTGGATTAAATAATGCGCACACACAatggtttccatgttttatgagGACATTCAATAGATctaatggtttttctactgtacaaactgtattttctatccccttacACAAACCTGATACTTTAACATACCCCTCACACAACTTTTTGCATTTTGACcaggaacacacacatacacacacaaagataTCAAAACACTTACCGGCAGGaaatgttgtttgattaatGGAGAAAAGGGTGTACTCATGGCCATGAAGTTTTGCATTAATTATGCATGTATAAGTGGTAAATGGGTGTAATTGTGTATTAGTGCAATGTGTGCTGTCGGCTTTGCCCTGTGTACATGTCGCTGgggaaaagacaaaacaaacctGAATAAGACATTAAATATCTACTAACCCTACAAATATCATAAAACTCCTTGGATTCTtggtatttataaataaaatgggaAAATATGAACAGCTGATACATTGCAATGACGCTGGTTCTCTCTTTTCACTGGTTTGGCAAGTGGCTGAATAACTGCTCCAAATAATGTTTGAGCAGTTATCTTCCTCAGGTGCCTTCCAGGACATATGAATGGAGTTGTGGGATTTATCTGTAAAACTTGCATtctttttcaaatctgtaagaGAGgaggataataataataataataataataataataagtcacAAACACTGCTAAACAAAGCTTTACAATTCATAGACAgtgcacaaaaacaaacaacaacaacaacaacaaaaaacatacagtgGCCATATTTGAGTATTTGAATTTCCTCAGTCTCacttacagtaaatatatctcAGTGTCATTTTGTTTAATACAAAATATCAATAGACAGACATGTTATATTAAAAGTCCATCTTGCCAGTAGTTAATTACCCCTTTAGGTTAGAGTGATAAGATCATTGCACATTTATGAACACTTTAAATAATATTCCTGGTAAAGAAAATTAAGTTTATACATACTAAAATTAGTAGAAATGACAAATGAATGTGACAAGTTAAGGGGATGAAAACAATGATATTGTTAGAACAATGATGAAAACATGTTTAGTGTTGGTTTGATATTTGACTTATATAATGCAATGTACAGACATAAATTATATGCCATAAGTGTCTAAATAGGGCCACTGTACATGAAAAGTATAGTGTAGCCTAATAAAACTACTGCTAGTCATGACATTATTCCCAGGCCTGCAGGAGAGAAAGAAGGAAGAACTTTGAACCAGTGCTGCCTGTTTAATTATCAACTCACCGCAGTCTATATGAATGGAGAGAGGATCACTCTTGATTGGTCGTGTCTCATAAGGGTATTCTCCAGTGCAGGTGTAATGTTGATTAGGTAATAATGACACTGGCTCATTTAAACCATAAGTATCTTTCTGATCtgacaaaaaaagaagagaaaactCATCCATCATCTGTTTAATCAtcaatgtgtttaaaaaaatctaattatgcaTATACAATACCATGGAAACATTACTTACTGCCACGGTTGCAAATTACTTCAAGTGTAGACATACATTTTTCTGGTTTATTAGTCCATTCAAACTGAGAGGGAATACTTGTATTGAACCGTATTTCAGGTTTGACTGAAACAGACACATTCAGTTGATTAAAACAGAGGTAAAACTTCCCAGATCACAGCACACAACTCCAACAAATTCCAGGACA
The sequence above is a segment of the Onychostoma macrolepis isolate SWU-2019 chromosome 22, ASM1243209v1, whole genome shotgun sequence genome. Coding sequences within it:
- the ptprc gene encoding receptor-type tyrosine-protein phosphatase C isoform X14, whose amino-acid sequence is MARFFVLGPLVLVLCMVLLPDSNSFTPTTSPNTPATTKGSSDSPTTMQPTPPPPALPKGTGDGDTQPSTFTKASNTPTNTNEGETVNNTDSSTLTSTTNTPTNTTKGSISDNNQTNTSISPTLTTLKQQNTSTSAGVRNDTASLPSTGSPTSMHSSSTSPSPTFTTTFTTTMGPTQSQCQYNLTKSENKIIARVVIISGLPNQTYTITLMDKKNNDVLKENGSNLKPLRIPFRLLKPCSIYTVSVDGCVANGYTTFTSSSGKGETVPETVVTNVTDKEVCLKGIFNDTQKWNLTECVEITEQNSCASTHTVELDTCTYTMNVSMPPVKPEIRFNTSIPSQFEWTNKPEKCMSTLEVICNRGNQKDTYGLNEPVSLLPNQHYTCTGEYPYETRPIKSDPLSIHIDCDLKKNASFTDKSHNSIHMSWKAPEEDNCSNIIWSSYSATCQTSEKREPASLQSTCTQGKADSTHCTNTQLHPFTTYTCIINAKLHGHEYTLFSINQTTFPAEPELKSITVQKPSHNSVHVQCSNLTEPNDWNGDAGHFEAVIKYNGDPIKPLEKKRHCWFSFSDLHYLTTYEIEVTATNKQNNRTVLHRDITTNYNDKAVVGFLVFLIIVTSAALLFVLFKIYLLKRKRSAEDEEIPLTPEPLRRVEPIYADGLIEAYKNKIADESRLFMDEFQSIPRIFSNYTIKEAKKQDNQSKNRYVDILPYDYNRVTLSTGGEDEYINASFIEGYQEPKKYIAAQGPKDETVCDFWRMVWEQKSSIIVMVTRCEEGNKIKCAQYWPSLDRETEIFDDFVVKIRSEQHCPDYIIRHLMLTNKREKASEREVTHIQFISWPDHGVPGDPSLLLKLRRRVNSFKNFFSGPVVVHCSAGVGRTGTYIGIDAMIESLEAEGRMDIYGFVAKLRRQRCLMVQVEAQYILIHTALIEHNQFGETEVSLSEFHSALNTLRQKDGSDPNLLEIEFQRLPKFKNWRTFNTGSSEDNKKKNRYSAVIPYDFNRVLFRLDIEGNQTSDPEDEDEYSSDEEEESNEYINASFIDGYWCHKSLIAAQGPLPNTTSEFLLMLYQQQTKTLVMLTDCQEDGKDYCCQYWGDEKKTFGDMEIEVKKTESFPTYVRRRLEIQSTKKEDVLEVDQYQFLKWRGRELPENPQELIEMIRVIRENGNYDNSRMNRNVPMVVHCNNGSSRTGIFCALWNILDNAYTEKLVDIFQVVKNLRKERQGMVEAFEQYQFLYTALESAFPVQNGTVKTPPANDTTQVINETTALLDEPKSTSAADQKEAEESKAAESSDKTNPGSEQEAKESSTAEAPPAEGEKPSAEGTTNGPAATVEV
- the ptprc gene encoding receptor-type tyrosine-protein phosphatase C isoform X1, whose translation is MARFFVLGPLVLVLCMVLFTDPSPTHTENPEATVPDSNSFTPTTSPNTPATTKVTDPSPTHTPAQVTKPSETATSPSPSLTSAPVPKPSETVTDPSPTSTSTRTHTRTRTSEQDTKPEDNVTRPSPALTSQVINPGEKGSSDSPTTMQPTPPPPALPKGTGDGDTQPSTFTKASNTPTNTNEGETVNNTDSSTLTSTTNTPTNTTKGSISDNNQTNTSISPTLTTLKQQNTSTSAGVRNDTASLPSTGSPTSMHSSSTSPSPTFTTTFTTTMGPTQSQCQYNLTKSENKIIARVVIISGLPNQTYTITLMDKKNNDVLKENGSNLKPLRIPFRLLKPCSIYTVSVDGCVANGYTTFTSSSGKGETVPETVVTNVTDKEVCLKGIFNDTQKWNLTECVEITEQNSCASTHTVELDTCTYTMNVSMPPVKPEIRFNTSIPSQFEWTNKPEKCMSTLEVICNRGNQKDTYGLNEPVSLLPNQHYTCTGEYPYETRPIKSDPLSIHIDCDLKKNASFTDKSHNSIHMSWKAPEEDNCSNIIWSSYSATCQTSEKREPASLQSTCTQGKADSTHCTNTQLHPFTTYTCIINAKLHGHEYTLFSINQTTFPAEPELKSITVQKPSHNSVHVQCSNLTEPNDWNGDAGHFEAVIKYNGDPIKPLEKKRHCWFSFSDLHYLTTYEIEVTATNKQNNRTVLHRDITTNYNDKAVVGFLVFLIIVTSAALLFVLFKIYLLKRKRSAEDEEIPLTPEPLRRVEPIYADGLIEAYKNKIADESRLFMDEFQSIPRIFSNYTIKEAKKQDNQSKNRYVDILPYDYNRVTLSTGGEDEYINASFIEGYQEPKKYIAAQGPKDETVCDFWRMVWEQKSSIIVMVTRCEEGNKIKCAQYWPSLDRETEIFDDFVVKIRSEQHCPDYIIRHLMLTNKREKASEREVTHIQFISWPDHGVPGDPSLLLKLRRRVNSFKNFFSGPVVVHCSAGVGRTGTYIGIDAMIESLEAEGRMDIYGFVAKLRRQRCLMVQVEAQYILIHTALIEHNQFGETEVSLSEFHSALNTLRQKDGSDPNLLEIEFQRLPKFKNWRTFNTGSSEDNKKKNRYSAVIPYDFNRVLFRLDIEGNQTSDPEDEDEYSSDEEEESNEYINASFIDGYWCHKSLIAAQGPLPNTTSEFLLMLYQQQTKTLVMLTDCQEDGKDYCCQYWGDEKKTFGDMEIEVKKTESFPTYVRRRLEIQSTKKEDVLEVDQYQFLKWRGRELPENPQELIEMIRVIRENGNYDNSRMNRNVPMVVHCNNGSSRTGIFCALWNILDNAYTEKLVDIFQVVKNLRKERQGMVEAFEQYQFLYTALESAFPVQNGTVKTPPANDTTQVINETTALLDEPKSTSAADQKEAEESKAAESSDKTNPGSEQEAKESSTAEAPPAEGEKPSAEGTTNGPAATVEV